One Chlorogloeopsis sp. ULAP01 genomic window carries:
- a CDS encoding inositol monophosphatase family protein yields MTEFWTTILEFAQSTTARVGKQLMQDFGQVQALQKADGTLVTRADQWADQELRDAIASTFPGYGILSEEGDKVFPGTEWCWVIDPLDGTTNFTRGIPIWAISLGLLYQGVPVFGYVYLPPTDEAFYGFWEGSSGLAVPTGAFRNHHPIHTSSDAPSNNHFFNLCSRSLSVIQKGFPCKIRMLGVASYNFLTVATGAVLGSVEATPKVWDMAGAWVIVQAAGGTWVSLKSEPFPLLSGVDYRDRSFPTLVVSRPDLVSVFMPFLDEVKG; encoded by the coding sequence ATGACAGAATTTTGGACTACAATTTTGGAATTTGCCCAATCCACTACTGCAAGAGTGGGTAAGCAGTTAATGCAAGATTTTGGGCAAGTGCAGGCTTTACAGAAAGCTGATGGTACTTTGGTAACACGTGCCGATCAATGGGCGGATCAAGAATTGCGGGATGCGATCGCTTCTACTTTTCCCGGTTACGGTATTTTGAGTGAGGAGGGTGACAAGGTTTTTCCTGGTACAGAATGGTGCTGGGTAATTGATCCTTTGGATGGCACTACCAACTTTACACGCGGCATTCCCATTTGGGCAATTTCTTTGGGATTGCTGTATCAAGGAGTGCCAGTTTTTGGTTACGTTTACTTACCACCAACGGACGAAGCTTTTTATGGCTTCTGGGAAGGTTCATCGGGTTTAGCAGTACCCACAGGTGCTTTTCGCAATCACCATCCCATCCACACTAGTAGTGATGCTCCCAGCAATAACCACTTTTTTAACCTCTGTTCTCGCAGCCTCTCGGTGATCCAAAAAGGTTTTCCCTGCAAAATTAGAATGTTAGGTGTTGCTAGTTATAACTTTCTGACAGTGGCAACAGGAGCAGTCTTAGGCAGTGTAGAAGCGACACCAAAAGTTTGGGATATGGCGGGTGCTTGGGTAATAGTTCAGGCTGCTGGCGGAACCTGGGTATCGCTCAAGTCAGAACCGTTTCCATTATTATCAGGAGTTGATTATCGCGATCGCTCTTTTCCTACTTTAGTTGTCAGTCGTCCAGATTTGGTGTCTGTGTTTATGCCGTTTTTGGATGAAGTGAAAGGTTAA